The genomic region tatttatctttgTTAAAAATGACTTGGTTAGTTTATGATTAAAAATttgagtaaaaaatatacaagtAGAATTGCAAAAAAggtacaataatatatatatatatataccaatTTCGATTTgcacaaaaatattaaactttgtcactttttattttttatatttttacacattactgaattttattacattttattacactgtactttattttatcatttcttttcatttcatatgattttattttatcatttcttttcatttcatatgattttattttatcatttcttttcatttcatatgatttttttttatcatttcttttcatttcatatgtttttttttttttttttttcttttgatttgattttttttttcttgttccaAATGGCAGAATGTGCTATAGCAACGAATATTCAATGTGCCTAGTATTTCGAAAAGCATAATTTTTGGTGAATTATGTGTTAATATAACTGTtttatgggaaaaaaaaaaaaaaaaaatcttatattaatttataaatagttTCTTcatctttatctttttatttttcttcttccacTTTTTCCACCTCttccatttctttttctttttttctttataaaagcttctttaccttttttattctccttattttatcattacgtaattttcatatttacttcttcatttatgtatttgtgtACAAAATATTCGCTTAATCGTATttacatacacatgtatatatataacgtgAATACGAATATAGTACATACGTTTAAGTATacttatgtatgtttgtatgtatataacgtgtactatatgtatacatatatgaatatgtacTCGTATATAGgcaatttattatttatgtagtGAAGTACACGTTTATGCGTACATTCTTGCACAGAATTTTTTCGTTAATACACTACTATTTTGTggctatattttttttattttattttattttatttttatttttattttattttttatttttttttttatttttattttgatatgaTAACACTTTAAGTAAAtactgcaaaaaaaaaaaaaaaaaaaaaatcattcctttgataaaatttaaaaagattaaaaacGATTAAAAAACAGTAAGCATATTTTGACAGCTCAGAATAGTGTTTacttgagaaaaaaaatttacttgagtgtattttaaaaaaaaatatgatcaAATATACCTTGTTCGTTTATATCTTATATAATACGCAAATGTAGTATATTCGTAAACACATAATTGAATGAATACATAAttatgtaaacatataattGCATGAATACATAATTGCATGAATACATAATTGTATGAATACATAATTGCATGAATACATAATTGTATGAATACATAATTGTATGAATACATAATttcataaatacaaaattacataaacatattatacatttgCACTTAAACTTATATTTACTTACCCCCTTTCGACACGGCTTATTACACATGTATTAGGGGGAAATATTTAGccttataaatatttccgCATATTTATTCATAGCTACCGAAAAAAggtgtatgtatttatgtatatgtacatataccaacatatatatatacatacataccaacatatatatatatttatgtacatgtgcatgTGCCCCTTTTTGATGAATTATAATGGAAAACAGCTCTGATATGAAAGCTTTAGCCGATGAAAATAATGGTGAAGGCAAGGTaactaaaaagaaaaatttgaGTAGGCTAATTGTAGAAGAAGCTACAAATGATGATAACTCAGTTGTTGCACTAAATACAAAGAGGATGGAGGAGCTGAACTTCTTTAGGGGTGATACCATTTTAattaaagggaaaaaaaggCATTCAACAATTTGTATTGTGTTAAATGATAATGACCTAGATGAGGGGAAAATTAGAATCAACAAAGTCGCAAGGAAAAATTTGAGAGTTTGTTTGggaggtaaaaaaaaaaaaaaaaaaaaaaagaagaggaaaaaaaaaggaaaaatagaaaagtaGAAAAGTAGAAATACGAAAAACAGAAAAGTAGAAATAcgaaaaatagaaaagtagaaatacgaaaaatagaaaagtagaaatacgaaaaatagaaaagtagaaatacgaaaaatagaaaagtagaaatacgaaaaatagaaaagtaGAAGTAcgaaaaatagaaaagtagaaatatgaaaaatagaaaaatagaaaaacatCAAGTAGAAAAATCAGATAAACGACAAACGAACTGAAAGGGGCAATAGAGCAAAAAGCGTTCAGGCGCATTTCCGTTGCTCCATATGTGTGTTCTCCTGCATACAGTTTTTCTTACcctttttgtaataatacaataaaaagaatgtgcacatatttatatatatatatatatatatatgtatttatttatttatttatttaactgcgtatttttttttctcccccCCCCCATAACGCCCTTTTTAGACGTTGTTTACCTAAAGCCATGTCCCGAGATTCCATACGGAAAAAAGATCCAAGTGCTTCCCATTGATGATACAATAGAAGGATTAGCAAAAGATAcattatttgaaatatttttaaaaccttattttaatgaatcaTATAGACCAGTAAAGAAAGGAGATTTGTTTTTAGTAAGAGGAGGATTCATGTCTGTTGAATTTAAAGTTGTTGAAGTAGACCCAGACGATTTTTGTATTGTTTCACCAGACACAGTAATTTATTATGAAGGAGATCCAATTAAAAGAGATGATGAAGAAAAGTTAGATGAAATAGGTTATGATGATATAGGAGGTTGTAAAAAGCAATTAGCTCAAATTCGAGAAATGATTGAATTACCATTAAGACATCCAGGTTTGTTTAAAACTTTAGGGGTAAAACCTCCAAGAggtgtattattatatggaCCCCCAGGTAGTGGAAAAACTTGTATAGCTAGAGCAGTAGCAAATGAAACTGGtgcattcttttttttaataaacgGACCAGAAGTAATGAGTAAAATGGCAGGTGAAGCTGAAGCAAATTTAAGAAGAGCATTTGAAGAAGCAGAAAAGAATTCACCtgctattatatttatagacGAAATTGATTCTATAGCTccaaaaagagaaaaaacaaatgggGAAGTAGAGAGAAGAGTTGTTTCTCAATTACTTACATTAATGGATGGTATAAAAAGTAGAGGTCAAGTAGTTGTTATTGCAGCAACTAATAGACAAAACTCTATAGACCCAGCTTTAAGACGATTTGGACGATTTGACAGAGAAATCGATATAGGTGTACCAGATGATAATGGAAGATTTGAAATATTAAGAATACacacaaaaaatatgaaactATCACCTGATGTGAAATTAGAAGAATTAGCTGGTAATACACATGGTTTTGTTGGTGCTGATTTAGCTCAATTATGTACAGAAGCTGCATTAACATgcataagagaaaaaatggaTGTAATAGATTTAGAAGATGAAATTATTGATAAAGAAGTTTTAGAAAGTATGTGTGTTACACAGGATCATTTTAATATGGCATTAGGTACATGCAATCCTTCATCTCTTAGAGAAACTGTTGTAGAAGTACCAAATGTCAAATGGGATGACATAGGTGGTTTAgatgaagtaaaaaatacGTTAAGAGAAATGATATTATATCCTATTGATCATCCagataaatttgaaaaatttggTATGTCTCCATCAAGGggtgttttgttttatggaCCTCCAGGTTGTGGAAAAACTTTACTAGCTAAAGCTGTAGCTTCTGAATGTTCAGCAAATTTTGTTTCAATTAAAGGTCCAGAATTGTTAACTATGTGGTTTGGTGAATCAGAAGCTAATGTTAGAGAAGTTTTTGATAAAGCAAGAGCAGCTGCACCatgtgttttattttttgatgaaTTAGATTCAATAGGAAC from Plasmodium malariae genome assembly, chromosome: 11 harbors:
- the PmUG01_11044200 gene encoding cell division cycle protein 48 homologue, putative; translation: MENSSDMKALADENNGEGKVTKKKNLSRLIVEEATNDDNSVVALNTKRMEELNFFRGDTILIKGKKRHSTICIVLNDNDLDEGKIRINKVARKNLRVCLGDVVYLKPCPEIPYGKKIQVLPIDDTIEGLAKDTLFEIFLKPYFNESYRPVKKGDLFLVRGGFMSVEFKVVEVDPDDFCIVSPDTVIYYEGDPIKRDDEEKLDEIGYDDIGGCKKQLAQIREMIELPLRHPGLFKTLGVKPPRGVLLYGPPGSGKTCIARAVANETGAFFFLINGPEVMSKMAGEAEANLRRAFEEAEKNSPAIIFIDEIDSIAPKREKTNGEVERRVVSQLLTLMDGIKSRGQVVVIAATNRQNSIDPALRRFGRFDREIDIGVPDDNGRFEILRIHTKNMKLSPDVKLEELAGNTHGFVGADLAQLCTEAALTCIREKMDVIDLEDEIIDKEVLESMCVTQDHFNMALGTCNPSSLRETVVEVPNVKWDDIGGLDEVKNTLREMILYPIDHPDKFEKFGMSPSRGVLFYGPPGCGKTLLAKAVASECSANFVSIKGPELLTMWFGESEANVREVFDKARAAAPCVLFFDELDSIGTQRGSTLGDGSGAGDRVMNQLLTEIDGVGPKKNLFFIGATNRPELLDEALLRPGRLDQLIYIPLPDLAARISILSAILRKCPVADNVPIDFLAQKTAGFSGADLAELCQRAARAAIRDAIDSEEMNKKSKLQLNLNENNENNKSSDNQNQSQNNDENSIKYEITRHHFKEGLAGARRSVSQADLIKYDNFRIKFDPLYKTKTGGATEDFIIDWPDEENNEEPQDYNVDDDLYS